A window from Cryobacterium sp. SO1 encodes these proteins:
- a CDS encoding mannitol dehydrogenase family protein: protein MTASNTPTTALRPENLATLAATVTVPGYERAGLTAGIMHFGVGGFHRAHQALMIDDLLGQGLARDWAICGIGVLPGDARMRDVMRSQGGLYTLVEKHADGHLEGRVIGSIIDFMFAPDDVEAVIERMASPGVRIVSLTVTEGGYNIHPVTGAFDLTNPQVAADLEPGSRPATAFGITVEALRRRRDRGITPFTVMSCDNLQNNGEVAHRTFVAFAAAKDPELSAWIDAEVAFPNCMVDRITPGTTDADRTLVADTFGVTDDWPVVCEPFFQWVLQDTFTDGRPPLEQSRTQLVADVEPYELMKLRLLNASHQGLCYFAHLMGYRLVHEAAGDPLIAEFLRAYMDREGTPTLKPVPGIDLEAYKADLIERFSNPSVRDTVARLCNESSDRIPKWLLPVVNDQLAAGGQVELSAAIVASWARYAEGVDEQGAPIDVCDRIKERVMASAAGYPIDSHSFLRDRDLFGSLIESEIFVTEYDRALGLLHSVGARRTLEILLGSDRDVVVASVPESLGAR from the coding sequence ATGACCGCATCGAACACTCCCACCACCGCCCTCCGCCCCGAGAACCTCGCCACCCTGGCCGCGACCGTCACCGTTCCCGGCTACGAGCGCGCCGGCCTCACCGCCGGCATCATGCACTTCGGCGTCGGCGGTTTCCATCGCGCGCACCAGGCGCTCATGATCGACGACCTGCTCGGTCAGGGCCTGGCCCGCGACTGGGCCATCTGCGGCATCGGCGTCCTGCCCGGCGACGCCAGGATGCGCGACGTGATGCGCTCCCAGGGCGGCCTCTACACCCTGGTCGAGAAGCACGCCGACGGCCACCTCGAGGGCCGGGTGATCGGCTCGATCATCGACTTCATGTTCGCCCCAGACGACGTCGAAGCCGTGATCGAACGGATGGCGAGCCCTGGCGTGCGCATCGTGTCCCTCACCGTCACCGAGGGCGGTTACAACATCCACCCCGTGACCGGGGCTTTCGACCTCACCAACCCGCAGGTCGCCGCGGACCTCGAGCCCGGCAGCAGGCCGGCCACCGCGTTCGGCATCACGGTCGAGGCCCTGCGCCGACGCCGCGACCGCGGTATCACCCCGTTCACGGTGATGTCTTGCGACAACCTGCAGAACAACGGTGAAGTGGCCCACCGCACCTTCGTCGCCTTCGCCGCCGCAAAAGACCCGGAGTTGTCCGCCTGGATCGACGCCGAGGTCGCCTTCCCGAACTGCATGGTCGACCGGATCACCCCCGGCACCACCGACGCCGACCGCACCCTCGTCGCCGACACGTTCGGCGTCACCGACGACTGGCCCGTGGTCTGCGAACCGTTCTTCCAGTGGGTGCTGCAGGACACCTTCACCGACGGACGCCCGCCGCTGGAGCAGAGCCGCACCCAACTCGTCGCCGACGTCGAGCCCTACGAGCTGATGAAGCTGCGCCTGCTCAACGCCAGCCACCAGGGCCTGTGTTACTTCGCTCATCTGATGGGCTACCGGCTGGTGCACGAGGCAGCCGGTGACCCGTTGATCGCCGAGTTCCTGCGGGCCTACATGGACCGCGAGGGCACCCCGACGCTCAAGCCGGTTCCCGGGATCGACCTCGAGGCCTACAAAGCGGACCTGATCGAACGGTTCTCCAACCCGAGCGTGCGCGACACCGTGGCGCGGCTCTGCAACGAGTCCTCTGACCGCATCCCGAAGTGGCTGCTGCCGGTCGTCAACGACCAGTTGGCCGCCGGCGGCCAGGTTGAGCTCTCCGCCGCGATCGTGGCGAGCTGGGCCCGTTACGCCGAGGGTGTCGACGAGCAGGGCGCGCCGATCGATGTGTGCGACCGCATCAAGGAGCGCGTCATGGCGAGCGCGGCCGGTTACCCGATCGACAGCCACTCCTTCCTCCGCGACCGCGACCTGTTCGGCAGCCTGATCGAGAGCGAGATCTTTGTGACCGAGTACGACCGGGCGCTGGGCCTACTGCACAGCGTGGGCGCCCGCCGCACCCTGGAGATCCTGCTGGGGTCAGACCGGGACGTCGTCGTCGCATCCGTCCCCGAGAGCCTCGGCGCCCGATGA
- a CDS encoding MFS transporter — translation MASQATHNPPTGSKTETREGILDRLGLPRPLIWGFVGLALFMIGDGVETNILSPFLTGEHGFSIPLVGLLVTVYGVAVAIAAFFSAALSDLWGPRRVMMIGAGIWVFFELAFLILALNSSNVVLIFITYGLRGFGYPFFAYGFLVWITATANPKRLASSIGWFYVAFTAGLPTLGALVATSTLDIFHLSMFQTLWVSLGLAALGTAVALIGVKEKIGRAPLVTNSDEVFTVLTFGLKLLATKPKVLMVMLTRMINSIPTYGMAIFFPALFVDRFHWSIGQFLILTTVIYAVNIPFNLFFGWLGDRNGWSRTVTWYGAVLCAVSMLGLYVVPDFAISQGWPFAYALTLLVGAIFGIGLAGFVPLSAIAVSLAPQQPGAAMSSYNLGIGAAVFAGPLLVALLYSSLGAFGLVVLFSALYLVAAAMSAALRGTQPGFDGVPPAIGIRETEMDLLTR, via the coding sequence ATGGCATCACAGGCAACGCATAACCCGCCCACCGGATCGAAGACCGAGACCCGAGAGGGCATCCTCGACAGGCTCGGATTACCCCGCCCACTCATCTGGGGGTTCGTCGGACTGGCGCTTTTCATGATCGGCGACGGGGTCGAGACGAACATCCTCTCCCCGTTCCTCACCGGCGAACACGGCTTCTCCATCCCCCTGGTCGGCCTGCTCGTCACCGTCTACGGCGTTGCCGTGGCGATCGCGGCGTTCTTCTCCGCCGCCCTCTCCGACCTGTGGGGCCCGCGGCGGGTGATGATGATCGGCGCCGGCATCTGGGTGTTCTTTGAGCTCGCCTTCCTCATCCTGGCGCTCAACTCCAGCAATGTGGTGCTGATCTTCATCACGTACGGACTGCGGGGCTTCGGCTACCCGTTCTTCGCTTACGGTTTCCTGGTCTGGATCACCGCCACCGCCAATCCCAAGCGACTGGCCAGCTCGATCGGTTGGTTCTACGTGGCATTCACCGCGGGCCTGCCCACCCTCGGCGCTCTGGTCGCCACCAGCACCCTGGACATCTTCCACCTGTCGATGTTCCAGACCCTCTGGGTGTCGCTGGGACTGGCGGCGCTGGGCACCGCCGTCGCGTTGATCGGCGTCAAGGAGAAAATCGGCCGCGCCCCCCTGGTGACCAATTCCGACGAGGTCTTCACGGTTCTCACCTTCGGCCTCAAACTGCTGGCCACGAAGCCCAAGGTGCTGATGGTCATGCTCACCCGCATGATCAACTCGATCCCCACCTACGGCATGGCGATCTTCTTCCCCGCCCTGTTCGTCGACAGGTTCCACTGGAGCATCGGCCAGTTCCTCATCCTCACCACGGTCATCTACGCGGTGAACATCCCGTTCAACCTGTTCTTCGGCTGGCTCGGCGACCGCAACGGCTGGAGCCGCACGGTCACCTGGTACGGCGCCGTGCTCTGCGCCGTGTCGATGCTGGGCCTCTACGTGGTGCCGGACTTCGCGATCAGCCAGGGTTGGCCGTTCGCCTACGCCCTCACCCTGCTCGTCGGTGCGATCTTCGGCATCGGCCTGGCCGGCTTCGTGCCGCTCTCGGCCATCGCCGTCTCCCTGGCCCCCCAGCAGCCGGGCGCCGCCATGAGCTCGTACAACCTCGGCATCGGCGCCGCCGTCTTTGCCGGCCCGCTGCTCGTCGCCCTGCTCTACAGCAGCCTCGGAGCCTTCGGCCTCGTCGTGCTCTTCTCCGCGCTCTATCTCGTCGCTGCCGCGATGTCCGCAGCGCTGCGCGGCACCCAGCCCGGCTTCGACGGCGTGCCGCCGGCCATCGGCATCCGGGAAACGGAGATGGACCTCCTCACCCGCTAG
- a CDS encoding DeoR/GlpR family DNA-binding transcription regulator — protein MEGETSEERDVAQSPRDGLTAAARRGELVRYIDIHSVARAEELAEAFAVSPMTIHRDLDLLSREGRIERIRGGARALPHAFLERDVRLRRATKVAEKVALARAAAALIRAGDVVAIDDSTTAAAILPVLAARAPSTVITHSLALMHDLTRAHPEIKLLGLGGQYYPETDSFLGTVVIEQIKRISADVAFISTTSVKNDALFHPDAESARTKQALVEMADRKVLLVDVTKFGAKGLHHVVNLDVFDDILVSADLAAEHRDQLDRLDVAVHYVPTPEP, from the coding sequence ATGGAAGGTGAGACATCCGAGGAGCGCGATGTGGCGCAGTCCCCCCGCGACGGCCTGACCGCAGCGGCGCGGCGCGGCGAACTCGTGCGGTACATCGACATCCACTCCGTCGCCAGGGCGGAAGAACTCGCCGAGGCCTTTGCGGTGAGCCCCATGACCATCCACCGAGACCTCGACTTGCTCTCCCGCGAGGGTCGGATCGAGCGCATCCGGGGAGGTGCCCGTGCCCTGCCGCACGCCTTCCTCGAGCGGGACGTGCGACTTCGCCGAGCTACCAAAGTCGCGGAAAAGGTGGCCCTGGCGCGGGCCGCCGCCGCGCTGATCCGGGCGGGCGACGTTGTGGCCATCGACGACTCCACCACCGCCGCGGCGATACTGCCGGTGCTCGCCGCTCGGGCGCCGTCAACGGTGATCACCCATTCCCTGGCGCTGATGCACGACCTCACCCGAGCGCATCCGGAGATCAAGCTGCTCGGCCTGGGCGGTCAGTATTACCCGGAGACGGACTCGTTTCTCGGCACCGTGGTGATCGAGCAAATCAAGCGCATCTCCGCCGATGTCGCGTTCATTTCCACCACCTCGGTGAAAAATGATGCACTCTTCCACCCCGACGCCGAGTCGGCCCGCACCAAGCAGGCGCTGGTCGAGATGGCCGACCGCAAAGTGCTGCTCGTTGACGTGACCAAGTTCGGCGCCAAGGGGCTGCACCACGTGGTGAACCTCGACGTTTTCGACGACATTCTCGTGAGTGCCGACCTCGCGGCCGAGCACCGGGACCAGCTCGACCGGCTTGACGTGGCTGTGCATTACGTGCCCACCCCCGAGCCCTAG
- a CDS encoding sigma-E factor regulatory protein RseB domain-containing protein, with protein MSRTWLKWMPAVAVPAVIVAGVLAVPLQAGAAVDLPDKTPQEVLELAAGSTVDTFSGTIEQTSELGLPEIPSTGDAATAEFADALDLLTGSRTVRVYQNGADQSRVQVQDTMSERNLIRNGSDVWLYDSADNTAVYTTLPADAAPGAGAEKAGASYTPSELAQTFLDEVTPSTDVTLAGNTQVAGRTAYELVLTPDSADTLVGSVSIAVDSGTGLPLRVQVAAREATDPAISVAYTSLSLEAPPADLFAFTPPAGATVSEETLPTKDDAGHPEADRSGVTVVGTGWDAVVSMPAGEDAAALADLTASPLYSQLTDAVDGGRALSTTLVSVLITDDGRVFAGSVPVERLLAAATQE; from the coding sequence ATGTCCCGAACCTGGCTGAAGTGGATGCCCGCCGTGGCGGTTCCCGCCGTGATCGTCGCCGGGGTCCTCGCGGTTCCCCTGCAGGCCGGCGCGGCCGTCGACCTGCCGGACAAGACCCCGCAAGAGGTGCTCGAACTGGCCGCAGGCAGCACCGTCGACACCTTCTCCGGCACCATCGAGCAGACCTCGGAGCTGGGGCTGCCCGAGATCCCCAGCACCGGGGATGCCGCCACCGCCGAATTCGCCGACGCCCTCGACCTGCTCACCGGCAGTCGCACCGTGCGGGTCTACCAGAACGGCGCCGACCAGAGCCGGGTGCAGGTGCAGGACACCATGTCCGAGCGCAACCTGATTCGCAACGGCTCCGACGTCTGGCTCTACGACTCCGCCGACAACACCGCCGTGTACACCACCCTGCCCGCCGATGCCGCCCCGGGCGCCGGCGCAGAGAAGGCCGGCGCGAGTTACACACCGAGCGAACTGGCCCAGACCTTTCTGGACGAGGTGACCCCGAGCACCGACGTGACCCTGGCCGGGAACACCCAGGTCGCCGGCCGCACCGCCTATGAGCTCGTGCTCACCCCCGACAGCGCCGACACCCTGGTCGGCTCGGTGTCGATCGCGGTGGACTCCGGGACCGGACTGCCGCTCCGGGTGCAGGTTGCCGCGCGGGAAGCCACCGACCCGGCCATCAGCGTGGCCTACACCTCGCTCAGCCTCGAGGCCCCACCCGCCGACCTGTTCGCCTTCACCCCGCCGGCCGGCGCAACTGTCTCAGAGGAGACGCTGCCCACGAAGGATGACGCCGGCCATCCCGAGGCCGACCGGAGCGGTGTGACTGTGGTCGGCACCGGCTGGGACGCCGTCGTGTCGATGCCGGCCGGCGAGGATGCCGCGGCCCTGGCCGACCTCACCGCCTCACCCCTGTACAGCCAGCTCACCGACGCCGTCGACGGCGGCCGGGCACTGAGCACCACCCTCGTGTCGGTGCTGATCACCGACGACGGCCGGGTCTTCGCCGGGTCCGTTCCCGTTGAGCGGCTGCTGGCCGCCGCAACCCAGGAGTGA
- a CDS encoding ABC transporter ATP-binding protein, with protein sequence MSVAARVADLAIETRALTKRFGQQAAVDAIDLAVPMGSVFGFLGPNGSGKTTSIRVMLGLAAATSGEVRVLGEPMPGRLARVLPQVGALVEGPAFYPFLSGAANLRRLDSADRAAPTRNRRARVDRALERVGLSNAAGKKVSAYSLGMKQRLGIANALLMPRRLLVLDEPTNGLDPQGTREVRALVRSLAGEGTTVFVSSHLLAEVEHMCTHAAIMSAGRLVAQGTLDELRAGESRVRVRTPDAAAAIRVLAGAGLMAELEPAPNDRGTESFPGASASSGRSADRSADHWVSAPIDVPRSGRAPADPGGWSAGGQLEEEDLVAALVAGGVRVRGFEVQDTSLEDRFVALTGEGFDVVR encoded by the coding sequence GTGAGCGTCGCCGCCCGGGTCGCCGACCTGGCGATCGAGACCCGGGCCCTCACCAAACGCTTCGGCCAGCAGGCCGCCGTCGATGCCATCGACCTCGCGGTGCCGATGGGCTCGGTGTTCGGATTCCTCGGGCCGAACGGCTCGGGCAAGACCACCAGCATCCGGGTGATGCTCGGCCTCGCCGCCGCCACCAGCGGTGAGGTGAGAGTGCTCGGGGAGCCGATGCCGGGCCGGCTCGCCCGGGTGCTGCCCCAGGTGGGCGCCCTGGTGGAGGGCCCCGCGTTCTATCCGTTCCTCTCCGGCGCCGCGAACCTGCGCCGACTCGATTCCGCCGACCGCGCGGCCCCTACCCGCAACCGCCGGGCCCGGGTGGACCGCGCGCTCGAACGGGTCGGCCTGTCCAACGCGGCGGGCAAGAAGGTGTCGGCGTACTCGCTGGGCATGAAGCAGCGCCTGGGCATCGCGAACGCCCTGCTGATGCCGCGCCGGCTCCTGGTGCTGGACGAACCGACCAACGGACTCGACCCGCAGGGCACCCGAGAAGTGCGTGCCCTGGTGCGGTCGCTGGCCGGGGAGGGCACCACGGTCTTTGTCTCCAGCCACCTGCTCGCCGAGGTCGAGCACATGTGTACCCACGCGGCGATCATGAGCGCCGGACGCCTGGTGGCCCAGGGCACCCTCGACGAGTTGCGCGCCGGTGAGTCCAGAGTGCGGGTGCGCACCCCGGATGCCGCGGCCGCCATCCGCGTGCTGGCCGGCGCCGGCCTCATGGCCGAGCTGGAGCCCGCGCCGAACGATCGCGGCACCGAGAGCTTCCCGGGCGCCTCCGCATCCTCGGGCCGATCCGCCGACCGATCCGCCGACCACTGGGTGAGCGCCCCCATCGACGTGCCCCGCAGCGGACGAGCCCCCGCAGACCCGGGCGGCTGGTCCGCAGGTGGGCAGCTCGAGGAGGAGGACCTCGTCGCCGCGCTCGTGGCGGGCGGGGTGCGGGTGCGCGGGTTCGAGGTGCAGGACACCAGCCTCGAGGACCGCTTCGTGGCGCTCACCGGAGAGGGGTTCGACGTTGTCCGATAA
- a CDS encoding ABC transporter permease: MAAAAETTARPGGAWALLVSELTVLFRRRRTWALLLALAAVPVLIAVAVRLSSQEPTPGRGPPFLDQVTQNGLFVAVTGLIVSIPLFLPLTVGVVAGDTIAGEAGLGTLRYLLVAPAGRVRLLVVKYVGAAVFCVAATLTVVTAGVLAGLALFPVGPLTLLSGDTISLGESFLRALLIAGYVTVSLLGLSAIGLFFSTLTVVPVGAMAATIVLSVVAQVLDSLPQLDWLHPWLFSHYWLDFADLLRQPVDLSSFGANALLQGGYLLVFGALAYGRFVTKDILS, translated from the coding sequence GTGGCAGCGGCAGCCGAGACGACCGCCCGGCCCGGCGGCGCCTGGGCGCTGCTGGTCTCCGAACTGACTGTGCTCTTCCGCCGCCGCCGCACCTGGGCGCTGTTGCTCGCGCTCGCCGCGGTGCCGGTGCTGATCGCCGTCGCCGTGCGGCTCTCCTCACAGGAGCCCACGCCCGGACGCGGTCCGCCGTTTCTCGACCAGGTCACCCAGAACGGCCTGTTCGTCGCGGTGACCGGCCTGATCGTGTCGATCCCCCTGTTCCTGCCCCTGACCGTCGGTGTGGTCGCGGGCGACACCATCGCCGGCGAGGCCGGGCTGGGCACCCTGCGCTACCTGCTCGTGGCCCCGGCCGGCCGGGTCCGGCTGCTCGTGGTGAAGTACGTCGGCGCGGCGGTGTTCTGCGTGGCGGCCACGCTCACTGTCGTCACCGCCGGGGTGCTCGCCGGGCTGGCGCTGTTCCCGGTGGGGCCGCTGACCCTGCTCTCCGGCGACACCATCAGCCTGGGCGAGTCGTTCCTGCGCGCCCTGCTCATCGCCGGCTACGTCACCGTGTCACTACTCGGCCTCTCAGCCATCGGCCTGTTCTTCTCCACCCTCACCGTGGTGCCCGTCGGGGCGATGGCCGCCACCATCGTTCTCTCGGTGGTCGCGCAGGTGCTTGATTCGCTGCCGCAACTGGACTGGTTGCATCCGTGGCTGTTCAGCCACTACTGGCTCGACTTCGCCGACCTGCTGCGCCAGCCCGTCGACCTCAGCTCCTTCGGCGCGAACGCGCTGCTGCAGGGCGGCTATCTGCTGGTCTTCGGAGCGCTGGCGTACGGCAGGTTCGTCACCAAGGACATCCTGAGCTGA
- a CDS encoding Mur ligase family protein, giving the protein MAIESTPPVVRPSTPPQVRLEDIAGRADTSSALADAGTIVSGIALSTQSVQPGDLFVALPGKNGHGAAYTDSAVQAGAVAVLTDADGEAAARAAGVPVIVSDNLRGRLGELSAFIYGTADGAPTIFGITGTNGKTTTAYVLEAVLRQMGLVTGLSTTAERHIAGEVFVSRLTTPEATDVHALLARMKEQHVEAVVLEVSAQGLTHGRVDGILFDVAGFTNLSIDHLDDYGTMENYFDAKELLFRPDRSRTAVVSLETTWGRKLLAEPTIPVASISADAATDPDWRLEILEALPEGTRFRVHNRAGDSVETTVALLGDHLVADAGLAVAMTIEAGYAADRVQAALQDGIEVYIPGRTESVSGPTGPRVYVDFGHSSDAFEKTLRAVKAVTPGRVIMLFGADGDRDPVKRPEMARVAAAGSDIVVITDHHPRFEDPASIRRMLVDAAREAFPNKQIVEVSPPEAAIDYAVDLARDGDAILWAGPGHQDYRDIRGVRTPYSARELARDALARHGWPVS; this is encoded by the coding sequence TTGGCAATCGAAAGTACCCCACCCGTTGTGCGGCCGAGCACCCCGCCGCAGGTTCGCCTGGAGGACATCGCGGGCCGGGCTGACACGTCGAGTGCCCTCGCTGACGCGGGCACGATCGTCTCGGGCATCGCCCTGTCCACCCAGTCCGTGCAGCCGGGCGATCTCTTCGTGGCCCTGCCCGGCAAGAACGGCCACGGCGCCGCGTACACCGACAGCGCCGTGCAGGCCGGCGCGGTGGCCGTGCTCACGGATGCTGACGGTGAGGCCGCCGCCCGCGCCGCCGGCGTACCCGTCATCGTGAGCGACAACCTGCGGGGCCGGCTGGGCGAGCTCAGCGCCTTCATCTACGGCACGGCCGACGGCGCCCCCACGATCTTCGGCATCACCGGTACCAACGGCAAGACCACCACCGCGTACGTGCTCGAGGCTGTGCTGCGCCAGATGGGCCTGGTCACCGGGCTGTCCACCACGGCCGAACGCCACATCGCCGGTGAGGTCTTCGTCTCCCGCCTGACCACCCCGGAGGCCACCGACGTGCACGCGCTCCTCGCGCGCATGAAGGAACAGCACGTGGAGGCCGTGGTGCTCGAAGTGAGCGCCCAGGGCCTCACCCACGGCCGGGTCGACGGCATCCTCTTTGACGTCGCCGGCTTCACCAACCTCTCGATAGACCACCTCGACGACTACGGCACCATGGAGAACTACTTCGACGCCAAGGAACTCCTGTTCCGGCCGGATCGCTCCCGCACCGCCGTCGTGAGCCTGGAAACCACCTGGGGCCGGAAGTTGCTGGCCGAGCCGACGATCCCGGTGGCGTCGATTTCCGCGGATGCCGCGACCGATCCGGACTGGCGCCTGGAGATCCTCGAGGCACTGCCGGAGGGCACCCGCTTCCGCGTGCACAACCGGGCCGGCGATTCCGTCGAGACGACGGTCGCGCTGCTGGGTGACCACCTCGTCGCCGACGCCGGGCTCGCCGTTGCGATGACCATCGAGGCCGGCTACGCCGCCGACCGGGTTCAGGCCGCGCTGCAGGACGGCATCGAGGTGTACATACCGGGCCGCACCGAGAGCGTCTCCGGTCCGACCGGACCGCGAGTGTACGTGGACTTCGGCCACAGCTCCGACGCCTTCGAGAAGACCCTGCGGGCGGTCAAGGCCGTCACCCCCGGCCGGGTCATCATGCTCTTCGGCGCCGACGGCGACCGCGACCCGGTCAAGCGCCCCGAAATGGCCCGCGTCGCCGCGGCCGGCTCCGACATCGTGGTCATCACCGACCACCACCCCCGTTTCGAAGACCCGGCCAGCATCCGCCGGATGCTCGTGGACGCCGCCAGGGAGGCCTTCCCCAACAAGCAGATCGTGGAGGTCTCCCCGCCGGAGGCCGCGATCGACTACGCCGTCGACCTGGCCCGGGACGGCGACGCCATCCTCTGGGCCGGACCCGGCCACCAGGACTACCGCGACATCCGCGGTGTGCGCACGCCGTACTCGGCCCGCGAGCTGGCCCGGGACGCCCTCGCCCGACACGGCTGGCCGGTCTCCTAG
- the hutI gene encoding imidazolonepropionase, whose amino-acid sequence MTAELLTGIAELTTQAAESSHDDDRLLGAALVIENGRIAWLGPAAEAPAADSVVDVHGRAVLPGWVDTHSHLVFAGDRAAEFEARMAGQRYAAGGIVSTMLATRAANEADLVANARCLRREAEAQGTTFLETKTGYGLDLAGELRSARAAAEVADVVSFLGAHVVPPGIDRRDYLDLVTGPMLASVAPYVDFVDAFCETGAFDVEECREVLLAGRAAGLGLRLHGNQLGFSGGVRLAAELGCASVDHCNHLDDADIDALAGSNTVATLLPACDLSTRAPFPPARRLLDAGAHIALASNCNPGTSYTTSMPFCVATAVLQMGLTVREAIWAATRGAARAVGREHGPDAVGSLRIGGRADLQVLDAPSVAHLAYRPGMQLCVATWTEGARARPLANRDLST is encoded by the coding sequence ATGACCGCTGAACTGCTCACCGGGATCGCCGAGCTCACCACACAGGCCGCCGAATCCAGCCACGACGACGACCGACTGCTGGGTGCCGCACTCGTGATCGAGAACGGCCGCATCGCCTGGCTCGGGCCGGCCGCCGAAGCGCCCGCCGCCGACAGCGTCGTGGATGTGCACGGGCGAGCGGTGCTGCCGGGCTGGGTCGACACCCACAGCCACCTGGTTTTCGCGGGCGACCGGGCCGCCGAGTTCGAGGCCCGGATGGCCGGACAGAGATATGCCGCCGGCGGAATAGTCAGCACGATGCTGGCGACCAGGGCAGCGAACGAGGCCGACCTCGTCGCCAACGCCCGCTGCCTCCGCCGGGAGGCCGAGGCGCAGGGCACCACGTTCCTGGAGACCAAGACCGGCTACGGCCTCGACCTGGCCGGCGAGCTCCGCAGCGCCAGGGCGGCCGCCGAGGTCGCCGATGTGGTCAGTTTCCTCGGCGCCCACGTGGTGCCGCCGGGGATCGACCGGCGGGACTACCTCGACCTGGTGACCGGCCCGATGCTGGCCTCCGTGGCCCCGTACGTGGACTTCGTCGACGCCTTCTGCGAGACTGGCGCGTTCGACGTCGAGGAGTGCCGGGAGGTGCTGCTGGCCGGCCGGGCCGCCGGGCTGGGCCTGCGTCTGCACGGCAACCAGCTCGGCTTCAGCGGTGGCGTGCGCCTCGCCGCGGAGTTGGGCTGCGCCAGCGTGGACCACTGCAACCACCTGGACGACGCCGACATCGACGCCCTGGCCGGCTCGAACACCGTGGCCACCCTGCTGCCGGCCTGCGACCTGTCCACCAGGGCACCGTTCCCGCCCGCCCGCCGGTTGCTCGACGCCGGCGCGCACATCGCCCTGGCCAGCAACTGCAACCCCGGCACGTCGTACACGACGTCGATGCCATTCTGCGTGGCGACGGCGGTGCTGCAGATGGGCCTCACCGTGCGGGAGGCGATCTGGGCGGCCACCCGCGGCGCGGCTCGGGCGGTCGGCCGTGAGCACGGGCCGGATGCCGTCGGCTCGCTCCGGATCGGCGGCCGGGCCGATCTGCAGGTGCTCGACGCCCCCTCGGTGGCGCATCTGGCCTACCGGCCGGGCATGCAGCTCTGCGTGGCCACCTGGACCGAGGGTGCCCGCGCCCGCCCTCTCGCGAACCGTGACTTAAGCACCTAA